TCTGCACTTATGTACTTGCTGTTTGTCACGATACACAGATCCTTCAGGTAGTCCTTTCGTCTGTCTCCGAAGGAGGGAGCTCTTATGGGGACCTGCAACGGGGGTTTTGTTAATAACGTTaggggtgttttttttcacgcaaATTGTTAGGTGGTTCAACGTGGCGCAGTTTGGAGCAATACGGCACTCTCTTCACTAGCATGAGCGGAGGAACGGACGTAACGCGGCGAACCCCTTCGTGAGAAGTCGGCACCACGGAAGGGACTCTGCCTCGGGCGGGTTTTCCCCCATGTGGGAGGACGGTACCATAGAAGTAACCCTGCCTTAGGGGTTACTCTACTTCTGCGCCCTCTCCGCTTTTTTGtgtctccactttttttgcgcgcaaaaaaggggggaattttGCGCAATCTACGCGTGGAGAGGGGTGGCGGCGCGAGCGGCGAGAGCGGCAGTGTAGCAGTGTTGCAGCGTAGCAGTGTAGCCGCTTATCAGAGTAGCCGCTTATCAGAGTAGCCGCTTATCAGAGTAGCCGCTTATCAGAGTAGCCGCTTATCAGAGTAGCCGCTTGTCCGCTTGCTCGCTTGTCTGCTTACCACTTTGATGGCGCCCTTGAGCTTGTTTATGATGAGCGTCTGGAGCACCTCGTTGCTGAAGTCATCCGCGATGATGCAGAGCGGCTGCTTGTTCTTCGCGAAGATCtccaaaatgggtaaaatgGACTGAATATTGTCGATGTTTTGATCCGTGATGAGAGTAGAAACGTTATTGTATTCAATGTggtctttattttcattgtaGAGAAGGTAGGGATTAATAATTCCTCTGTCAAAATTGTATCCTTCTGTGAACTCTAGCTTGTCATTAATATCGGCATTATCATCCAAAATGATGGCAGCGTTTTTCCCCAGCTTGTCATATGCATTGGCAATGATGCTCCCCATATGTGTGTCGTTATTACTTGCAATAGTAGcgatatttaaaatatcctTATATGTTTTAATTGGAGTGGAGAGTgacttaattttttcgataaTCATTTTGGAAGCTAGCtgtattcctttttgtattgGAATGGGATTGTGATTCTTGTTAACTTGCTCAATACCCTTCCTTGTGATGGTAGCTGTCATTAGGGCTGTAGAGCTCGTACCATCTCCTGCTTTATCATTGGATATGTTGGTACTCTCCTGCATTAACTTCACTCCATTATTTCTCTTCCTGTCctttaatgatatattttttgcaatcGTTACTCCATCATTAATTATTAATGGACTTCCATACTCTTTTTCAAGAAGCACGTTTCTTCCTCTCGGACCCAATGTCAGTTTTACTACATCTGAGACGGTTAGAATGCCTCGTAGCAACTCATTTCGACATTCGTTTCCGTAGATGATATCCTTTCCTTTAACTTTATTTTCGGTCATTTTGGCCTTCACGTagttttccttcctcctgcTTATGAGCTTGCTGTTAATGTATTTGAGTCTTTTGCTGAGGAGTCCCCTGCGCTTGCTGCATACTCCCCTCTTTCGCTTGACGCTTTGCCCGCACTTGAGCAGGCAGCCCAGCAGGGCCACCAGTAGGAGCACTGCGGCGTGCCTCGCGTGCATCTGGCGGGAGGGGCCTATTCAGGTGGGAGGGGCCTATTCAGGTGGGAGGGGCCTATTCAGGTGGGAGGGGCCTATTCAGGTGGGAGGGGCCTATTCAGGTGGGAGCAGCCTATTCGGGTGGGAGGAGCCTATTCAGGTGGGAGAGAACCCCCGGCAATCTGTTTCGCCTCACTGGCTATGCCTCCTCACCACTGTAACCGTGTAGGTGAACCGCGCACAGCTGGGaatgtgcttcccccctcctgcCTTTTCGCAcacttgcaaaaaaaaaaaaaggtgtaagCACGTACCCTCTATTCTTCCACGTGcagcgggggggaggggtaaTCACTGTTTGGGATCACTCTCCTAGGTGACACTCTCAtgtgtaggaaaaaaaaaggccaaaagAGCGCATACACTTGAGGGGATTTATCTATATGTGCCACTCCACAAACTTGGGGGCCTCAACAAATGAGTTACGTCAATGCCGACTGCCTCGAATTACATTTATGCCTCGACTAACGGCGCGGTTATTCGCATGCGTGGGGAGAGGCATAACTCCGCGGTTGGAAAGTGGCTTGTGGAGACTTGTtcgcagcttttttttttttttttttgttactacTTTGTACTGGGTgacacatgaaaaaaaaaaaaaaagcatcacCTGCGTTGTGTCAtttggaaaggaaaaaaaaaaaaaagggagagcatTTGCGAATGGAGAAGCACATCATATGCAAGCGCAAGCGCAAGAGCAAACGGAAACACGTGCACGCATGTGTCACCTACGAAGGAACGCTTC
This genomic stretch from Plasmodium cynomolgi strain B DNA, chromosome 14, whole genome shotgun sequence harbors:
- a CDS encoding chaperonin CPN60 mitochondrial precursor (putative), with amino-acid sequence MHARHAAVLLLVALLGCLLKCGQSVKRKRGVCSKRRGLLSKRLKYINSKLISRRKENYVKAKMTENKVKGKDIIYGNECRNELLRGILTVSDVVKLTLGPRGRNVLLEKEYGSPLIINDGVTIAKNISLKDRKRNNGVKLMQESTNISNDKAGDGTSSTALMTATITRKGIEQVNKNHNPIPIQKGIQLASKMIIEKIKSLSTPIKTYKDILNIATIASNNDTHMGSIIANAYDKLGKNAAIILDDNADINDKLEFTEGYNFDRGIINPYLLYNENKDHIEYNNVSTLITDQNIDNIQSILPILEIFAKNKQPLCIIADDFSNE